Proteins from a genomic interval of Deltaproteobacteria bacterium:
- a CDS encoding tRNA guanosine(34) transglycosylase Tgt, whose protein sequence is MCRSSKGLSRRGRLCTAHGMVETPAFMPVGTQATVKALTPEEIKEFGAQIILSNAYHLYLRPGHEIIKELGGLHRFMGWDRPILTDSGGFQVYSLAALGKVEEEGLTFRSHLDGSLHKLTPELVIEIQEALGSDIMMCLDSCIPYPAGEEEVRNATDLTTQWARRSLKARTRRDLLLFSIVQGGMDPAWRQRSALDLLEFDFDGYAIGGLSVGEPKELMFEMIDITRPLIPDRYPVYAMGIGSPEDLVEGVARGVDMFDCVMPTRNARNGMLFTSFGHIVIKNSRFAGDSGPIDPACTCYTCRNYSRAYLRHLFIAKELLAHRLNSIHNLHYFLHLMKEMREAIEKDRFEAFKQEFYSKREITV, encoded by the coding sequence TTGTGCAGGAGTTCAAAAGGCCTTTCCAGGAGGGGTCGTCTGTGCACTGCGCATGGAATGGTGGAGACGCCGGCATTTATGCCGGTTGGTACCCAGGCCACTGTAAAGGCATTGACGCCTGAAGAGATCAAGGAATTCGGGGCCCAGATAATTTTAAGCAATGCCTATCATCTGTATCTGCGTCCCGGCCATGAGATCATAAAGGAACTCGGCGGACTGCACCGGTTTATGGGGTGGGACCGTCCTATTCTGACAGACAGCGGCGGTTTTCAGGTCTACAGCCTTGCAGCACTCGGAAAAGTAGAGGAAGAAGGGCTTACATTTCGTTCGCATTTAGACGGGTCTCTTCACAAGCTCACGCCGGAGCTTGTCATAGAGATCCAGGAGGCCCTGGGCTCGGATATAATGATGTGCCTCGACTCATGCATTCCTTACCCTGCCGGCGAGGAAGAGGTAAGGAATGCTACTGATCTGACCACGCAATGGGCCAGGAGGTCTTTGAAGGCGAGAACGAGGCGCGATCTCCTGCTGTTCTCCATTGTGCAGGGAGGGATGGACCCTGCATGGAGACAACGAAGCGCATTAGACCTCCTTGAATTTGATTTTGACGGATATGCTATCGGCGGACTCAGTGTGGGTGAGCCAAAAGAGCTCATGTTTGAAATGATCGATATCACAAGGCCCTTAATCCCGGACAGGTATCCTGTTTACGCAATGGGAATCGGCAGCCCGGAAGACCTGGTCGAGGGAGTGGCAAGAGGGGTTGATATGTTCGACTGCGTGATGCCTACCAGGAACGCCAGGAACGGGATGCTCTTTACTTCCTTCGGGCACATTGTTATAAAGAATTCTCGTTTTGCCGGAGATTCAGGGCCAATAGACCCTGCCTGCACGTGTTATACCTGCAGGAATTATTCCCGTGCCTATTTGAGGCACCTTTTTATTGCAAAGGAGTTATTGGCCCACAGGCTCAACAGTATTCACAACTTGCATTATTTTTTGCATCTCATGAAAGAGATGCGGGAGGCCATAGAGAAGGACAGGTTTGAGGCCTTCAAACAAGAGTTTTATTCAAAAAGGGAGATCACCGTATGA